The nucleotide sequence ctgaaacttgatgccatttggatttaactttcctacttcaagtaggaaaccttgtttgagtaggaatcttcatcttctaggaatcccaatttcactaGGAAACCtatttcaactaggaatcctaattcaactaggattccatcttcaattagggactttcctacttcaactaggaaaccttgttcaagtaggaaacatcatcttcaaatcttcaatttcatccatgcTCATGGCTCCAATCATATgatgtccattccaagctctaatttgctccaaaaggctccaaaatacttccctttgcatactttgcccttaaaacctaaaaacacataaaactagcttaaaagactactttactaaggaaaaacactacaaatgcataagaacaagctaaactaaggcgtataaatatgctcctatcatcttTATATGCGCCCCATAGTCATGGTTATGAAGAATTACAAGGGTCATATGGTCTATTGTGCTTACATAGTAGGACTCCTTTTGTTTTTTCGCTTTTCATTCTTTAGTACATCACTATTGTATGTCCCATGCCAATTGGCATGGAACGCCTTGATGATGGCTTACTCGTGTCGTAAAAGTCTTTCCTCTCTTTGGCATGGTAGGGAAGTTTTGACTGTGACACGAATGCAATAGCGGATCAAGGCCAAACCCTAAAGGGTGTCAATTGACCccccaaaattttatttttctttgaatagATTTCAGTTGTTTTGGTCCTTTAATTCTTGGTATAATGTCTGAAAAAAGCAACTAAGTGAAGTCAATGATGAATTTGTTTATAAAGTCTATTGGTGAGTTTTGATGCTTACATATATGATGATTAAGTTGcgagctaagaagcaagaattACCGGTTGTGTAACTTAAAAGTaattttttgaattaaaaaGCAAACGAAAAACACCTGCAGGGTCGGTATTTAAGTAATAAAGATAGTGTCACAATGATCCGAATAACAAAACACAATTAGATTAAGCTTGAGAAAACAAACACAATAACACAAACAATTAACTAAACAGAAGCGTACTAGATAGCCACAAAACCAACGAAAACAAATCAAAGAGGCTGCAGAAGACAAATAAAGCAGATGGATATAtcatcatgcatgcatgtttcAGCAACGGATGGGCTGGCCAAGGTTGCATTTAGCAGGAAGCTGCATGGCAAGGTTTGGGTCGATTCCATAGGCACTGAGAAAGTTTGAGTACTTCTTGAAAAGGCATCCGAAGTCGGCATACGAAAGAGCCGTGCAACACAGAGCTGACGGAGGCTGGGGGTTTGCTCCGTTCACTGAAAGGGCGCATGCATTCAAACCCTCTTTCGTCATGCGGCAAAACCTCTGGTCGCTGTTGGCCGTCAAGGCGTTGGAGCCAATGGCTACTGCCAAGAACAATGCCACAATAACAAGCAGCTTTCTGTATGCTTccatgtttctctctctctccttctctctcactAATATTAAATGTCTTTGATTTCTTGGTGTAGTGATGAACTGTGTGAAAGATGGTCTTTGGGGTTTGGCTTTTATATAGCTAGCAAGCAAAGGTACGGGAATGGTGGGTTGTCTAACTCTTGCCCacttgtaatatatatatatatatatatatatatatatatatatatatatatatatatatatatatatatattgtggtGCTAGTTGTGATTCATTGCTCATTTTTGGTTGGCACTCTCTGAGGGTTATTTTGAGAAACGTTGACATTCTAAAAAAGTTATTCGACACTCTAAATATATAgaaatttaagaagaaaaatacatttgagaAGAGTgcaaaatgatttttttgtaaTATCCATAACAGCACCCTCTATTTTCTATGTTGATATTATACTTTTTGCAAGGGTGtttaaagtaaaaaaatttaaatcaagTGGTTAAAAACATTTACTTCCTACACTCGATGTTTTGTATTCGTGACTCTTCCCATTATAATTCATTAGCAGCATTACAATGTTAGAACTCGTGACAAAGAATTGGCGTATTGAGAGTACTGCATGTGTGTGGGCTGTACAGATCACGGAGGTGCATTGGTGGTTGGTCTTTTCTGGGAAATATTATCCAAATTAACGAATTGTTTACAACTAATTAAGGAATGTGGTTGTGTTTGCACCTAAAATGTACCCAATTTTACTCATTTGGGTCATTCAGGCTAAATATGGTATTTGGAGGATTATTGTGCAAGAAGACTAACTTGAAAAGATATTTGGCTGCAAATAAGATAGTTTGACATTATAATATTGCTTTTCCCTTTTGTTTGGGTAGTAGAGGTTTGCCAAGAGCTTTGTTTAATCAACAATTGCATGCTTTCCCATTACAAGTGGATTGGAAAGTACACAGACATTCTGTTAGAGGATACATGGTGAAAGATGCCAAATTGcttattttaattattagtttattgcaAGTGATGGAGACATGTGGAGGAAATGTAAGGTCCCCTTtttgatattatttcacatGCAAGCTGGCAGTGAAGTATCTTTCAGGCAAGCTCAATGTTAAAGAAGCAGAGGGCTCTCTCAGATATCTATATAAAGAAGCAGAGGCAcaaggattatggacactcaaacaatcaaacaaataaacatacaactTGCCTCTCAGTCAAGCAAATACCTAGAAAGTTGCGCTTTGTCCAGACTCTGCACCCTTTTAGCCATAGATTCCCCTTAGAAAGACAACCTTTGTCAAGTTTCGAAGCTCTGCTACTTTCCCCTAGTTTGGTAGTATCGATTTCCTTTAGGAAACCAACCTTGCTTATATTTCCATTTCCTAGTACACATAAATGTTGCAAACATACAAAGAAGTGGTTGCAagaggtttaaccttgcccgacaatgTTAAATCTTGCCCGACTTCATTGTGTTTGTACTTACATTTTGTAGATCTATTGTTTAATGCATGTTC is from Malus sylvestris chromosome 5, drMalSylv7.2, whole genome shotgun sequence and encodes:
- the LOC126622569 gene encoding putative lipid-transfer protein DIR1, with the protein product MEAYRKLLVIVALFLAVAIGSNALTANSDQRFCRMTKEGLNACALSVNGANPQPPSALCCTALSYADFGCLFKKYSNFLSAYGIDPNLAMQLPAKCNLGQPIRC